From the genome of Pirellulales bacterium:
GCAGCCCCTTCATGGAGATTGTCGCCTATGCGAAAGCGCAGAGCATCGACCTGATCGTGATGGGCACGCATGGCCGCGGCCCGATTGCTCACATGTTAATGGGGAGCGTGGCGGAGAAAGTGGTCCGCAAGGCGCCGTGCCCGGTGCTGACGGTGCGGCATCCGGAGCATGAGTTTATTGTGCCATAATGGAGCGACAGGGTGGGCGCAACGCTTGCACGGCGGATTCGCGCCGTATCGCATTTTTCGCGGAATTGAACTTTGCACGAGAGATTATAGAATTCAGTGGCCGCCCCGTTTGGCACGCGCAGCGCGGCGGCCGCAAATCGAGAGTTTTCTCTCGTACAGTTGAACCGCCTCCGACCGACCTGCGCCGGGTGGCATAATCGTGATGCTAAGCCGCCTTGTTTGCGCGAGCCACCAGGCGGAGCAAGATTTTGCTGACGCCACCTCGCTTTAGGCCCGAGGAGGCGGTTTGCTGTGTTTCCGAGACCCGAATCCCTGAACTCATGCAAGTAATCCGCTATCCGCATCCGACGCTGCGGCATGCCTCGAAGCCGCTGAAGCGGATTGACGACGAGTTGCACACGATCGTGCGGCGGATGTTCGAACTCATGTATGAGCACAAAGGGGTCGGGCTAGCCGCCAATCAGGTCGATCTCCCGTACCGGCTGTTCATCGTCAATCTGAAGGGCAAGTTGGGCGAAGGAGAGGAATTGGTCTTTATCAACCCCGTCCTCAGCCGGCCACGCGGCCTGGCCGAGTCGGAGGAAGGCTGCTTGAGCCTGCCGGAGTTGTATGCCCAGGTGAAGCGGGCGGAGAAGATCACGCTCGACGCCTTCAATCTCCAGGGGCAAACTGTCCATCTCGAACTCGACGGCCTCTTCGCGCGTGTCGTGCAGCATGAAACCGACCATATCGACGGCAAACTGTTCATCGACCGGCTGAGCACGACCGGTGAATTGGAAGTGCGCGAGGCGCTGCGGCGGTTCGAGGAGGATTTCGCCGCTCGACGAGAGCACGGCGATATCCCCGGCGACGCCGAGATCGCGGCGCGATTGGCCGAATTGGAGAAGCTGCGGGCGTAGTCTATGGCTTCTTCAGCGAACTCCGTGTCACTGCGATTGGTCATGATGGGGACGGGGCCCTTCGCGGCGCCGACATTCAAAGCGCTACTCGACTCCCCGCATCCGGTAGCGGCGCTCGTGACGCGACCGGATCGACCGATCCACGATCGTCACAAACGGAAACAGGCCGCGCCACTGAATCCGATGCGCGAGGGCGCTCGCCAGCGCGGCATCGAAGTCTTCGAGCCTCAGAGCATCAATGCGCCGGAGGCGCAAGAGAGGCTCGGGCATTGGGCCGCCGACTTGTTTGTCGTCTGCGATTATGGCCAGATTCTTTCCCGCGAGACGCTCGCGCTGGCGCGACTGGGAGGGATCAATCTTCACGCTTCGCTATTGCCCAAGTATCGTGGCGCGGCCCCGATC
Proteins encoded in this window:
- the def gene encoding peptide deformylase, translating into MQVIRYPHPTLRHASKPLKRIDDELHTIVRRMFELMYEHKGVGLAANQVDLPYRLFIVNLKGKLGEGEELVFINPVLSRPRGLAESEEGCLSLPELYAQVKRAEKITLDAFNLQGQTVHLELDGLFARVVQHETDHIDGKLFIDRLSTTGELEVREALRRFEEDFAARREHGDIPGDAEIAARLAELEKLRA